The Branchiostoma lanceolatum isolate klBraLanc5 chromosome 7, klBraLanc5.hap2, whole genome shotgun sequence nucleotide sequence ctttttaagctttgtgtgttttgttcttttacatgtatacgttttgcatgatatttccattaaaagtcaagggtaacacaaatccaatttagaatGCAGCAAGGTTGCTAACGTACTGCAGTACAGTGAGATACTAGTACCCGCTTAAGAGTTCATTGTGCATAACATGCCCTGCCTACTACAGGAGAGGTGACCGTCAGGTGCTGCCCATGTCGGACCTACCGTCTCCTGTCGGGTACACCGACAAAACTGTGACTGACGTGTCGGCCAGGGACAAGGACTCCAGTCTGGTCGCTAAGGTCTGCAACTTCATATGTCGATTATCATTATACGTGAATAGATAAATTTAACATTTGGCTGGTTTTAGTAGTATTGgtcacagtgtacatgtacttatacagGACTCACTGTAGCGTATGCCTACCAACTGGCACTGGTATTAACTATTACTACTGGTAATACATAACAAGCATTTTTCAATGATGCAATATACTTGTAGTATCAAATTCATTAAGGTAGACAACAGCAAGTGTGTGAGTCTGGGATCTTGTTAATGAGTATCAACATTCAAGTTTTCCACTTATTTGACAGGATTTAGCACAGGAAACAATGTAATTAGCCACTTGCTAGCAGTCTACCCTATCTACCAGAAAGCAATAGCCTTTTCTCTTTGCTGTTATTCTAATAGTACTATCATTACGATTTGCAAGTTCAATTCCCTTAAAAGAGCACTCAGGCTCAGCTTGTGATTTTTCTTTAACAAAGGCtggaatgtacaatgtagcctCTAGTCCCCAGAAACAGTTAGTATCTGTACATGCATATTGTATATGCATAATATTCGTTCATATTTATAATCTATTTGTCATTTTCTCCACACTGAGAGCCTTGGATGTGACTTTGGGTCTCCTGAAACAGTTTGATTTTCTCCACAGAGAGCCTGGGACGTGGCGTTGGGTCCCCTGAAACAGCTGCCCATGAACCtgttcatcatgtacatgtctggTAACTCCATCTCCATCTTCCCCATCATGATGGTGGGCATGATGTTCATCCGACCTGTACAGGCCTGCCTAGCTGTCAAGAGCAGTAAGTCCTACTTCTCATCTGTTTTACCCCCATatagccccatcaggggcaaagtaggaggGGGGTGGAGctgaggtcccaggctaaggcgggcaggcctccagcctggaacggtaagactcaacggtggaaGTTGTGACACAACagggcaggcaggcaggcagggcattccaccaGGGAATTGTACGGGGAAATAAgagtatttgtatgtgtctgttctgGCGTTGATGGTTTGGAATTTGAGATGGTGGCTCCCCCGgttgcgcccctgggctggtttcagtagactgtcagtgtttatGTTACAGTAAGATGATTGTTAACtagtttgtagaaaaaggtgaggcgggcatGCCTCTTCCTTTCGGAGAGGCCtacttaggcctaggaaaaaatatgttgtgtttcttgttacctgactgaccctagcaaaaaaccCCCGACCCTAGCATTTTTATGGTCCACCGCTAGGTACATAAAATTTTCGATTCAACTGTGTTAACATTGTACAGGCACAAGTATATATCAATAATCTGAACAAAGAACTACAATGTTacaacacattcttacatcatctGTTCAAAGACTTAATCTGTTAACACATTACAGAGTAGAGTgtaaaatacaggaagtctgcaaGAAAATATGTAAGAATTGTTGGATTCTGTTTTGAGTTTTCATCACTCAGGTGTTGACTTAAACGCTATTGTATGTACAAATACTAGTCTCCTGAGGATGCATTCCATTTTTGCAATGTTAAACTGTATTCTTTGGATCACTTTTGCCAAAATCTTCTTCAAAGAAAAAGGGACTGCTTAACCACCAACCCTAATTTAGTactgtaaccggaaacacagcattttttgtCTTCTACCTTACTCTTTCTTTTTAGGGCTGGTTCTGGTTAGGGCTGTTGAGTTAGAATCCAAATTCAGGGTTTTGGGGTTCAAATCCATATCAGTACCCAATGTCCTTCACCCTTATCCTCACTCGACAAAATATCTATGACTCATTCACTAAGGGTCTCGAAACtacttatgtcacttcttaaAAGTGTTTTGTGTGTTGCCCTTTAATGAAATTGAGTGAGATGAATCAAATAAGTGTTCCTTTTAACACTGATTGGATGCAGAATCTAATTTGTTTTCCCCATTAGTTTGGCATGACTAGCAGGTGTACAGGAGATGAACAGTGCACCCTGCAGCAGTGTCCCTTGTTGTCGTACATCTCTGTCCTATTCACACCTGGGGCCCCTCACTAAACACCAGGCTCCAAATTTATTTTTAGGAGTAGGTGCAATGGTGCAATGAAAATAAAGGTGTACAGTAAAAAAATGGTTACACAATACAACACGtgaacacaacacaatacagcATATCACAACACAACATAGCACAGCACAACACATGTATTCAACACAACGCAACAGTGAACACATatgtaacacaacacaacacagaatAAAGAAAAATGCCAGCAAAACCTGCCAACACAGTTTCGAGCTTTGAAAAGTTGATGAACCAAAATTCGACTTGCATCTTATCATTATTAAGcgcatatgcacccagtatttccagcttGCAGTGTGATGATTTCACAGCAGACAGGTCGGGATGATAGTCGCCTACATGAAACCTACTTTGTATatgtcatgatttacagtacttgattTGTTTTCATTCCTCCAGCTTTCAAGAGCTTTGAAGGCACCCAGGCCCTGGCACAGAAGAGCGTGTTCTTTTTGTCCAACCTGCTGGCGTTAGGCCTGGCCCTGTACAAGTGTCAGGCCATGGGGCTCCTCCCCACTCATTCCTCCGACTGGCTGGCATTCATGGACCCACAGCAGGTAAACAACATCATCTCTAATAACCATACCATACTAGTATAGGGAGGGGTTCACACCAGTGCGTACATCCAAGTCCGTATGAGTCCTGTATCAACAGTTTTTGGCCTAGATACAGTTTGCAGCCAAAGTTTTTTCAGTTCGAAtaccaggctgcacaacagtGGATCAAAGTAAAAACAATGTCTTCGCAGCAAACTTCGCCTAAATAAAAAGATGTATATAGTACATggaactcatacagacttgaatatatgtacatgtacatatcctCGTGTGAACCCCCATATACTTACTAATAGCCTTCAGAAGCTTACATGGAAATCCTAAAGGAAAGTGACATTTTGCTAAGTCTCAGTTGGGGGCAGGCTTCTTTAAGGAAGGTAATGCTATAATATTTGCTTTCGAAATAAGGTAAGTTTTATATGCTTTTGCTTCAGCAATGCTCAGTTGCCACACTTGATGCCCAAGGCACAGATTTATTTTGTAAGCAAATAAAGTGCTGGAAGGGATATAGTACAACAGGCTAGTTTAAGTGTTCGACTGTTTAGGTCCTACATACAAGTACATAATCTAAATTGTTGTATCTTTCTCCAATCTTTTGTCTTCTTACCACTAAAGGGTAAAAGAATTCTTCTTTTGTTGGAAAGAAGGTTTATTTCATGAAAATACACGTTTGTAAGGGGCAAGCTTATGATAGATGAATCTTTTTAGAGCTGGTACACCTTGCAAACTTTATCACTGGTGCTACAGGTAGCTAACAGCGTGCAAAATTTGTGACAGGTGTCTTTGCTTGGTGATTGCTATTGGCTTGATTGAATCATGCTTATTGCAACCCGCCCAACATCCGCCGGCCAGGGCCCATACAGCCTCGAACAGCGGAGTTCGTATTACACAGACTAATTTGCTATGAAATATTATAAAATGTTATTTATATTTTGCAGAGAGTGGAGTATTCAATGGGAGGCACGGTCGTAACATAAGAAGGAGAACAGAAGAAGAACAGAAGAAGAACATCAAAGCCTTGAAATTACTCTCTTTATTTACTTTATGTAGTTACTTTAAACTACAAGATTCGTTGCAATCTATCCACacagtttttttaaaactagCAGTATATTCATATACATGGGACCATTGCAGGCCTGTGCTTTTTGGGGAAATCATTGAATGTTTTAGGTGTCGTTTACTTGATAAGTGAAAACATTATTTGTAATTGTATCACAGTTGAAGCATGTAAGGAGAATAGAGGTATCATGAttcctttataaaacaagaCATATACCCCAAGTGATTCAATTCAGATTTCTTTATTTATCTTGTTATCAGGCAGTACAGGGTTCTTTGATGTAACCTTTGCATCATATAGGTGTAGGGCTTAAGAGGAATTCTATATGGATACATTAGTAACATAACGCCACATTTAAGTCATTTTGTCCTAGTCCTGTCAGATAGCATGTAAAAATGGCCCACTGATATAAAGATACtgtagtgtacatgtgtacatgtgcaaagGGGTTTTAGAAATAAATGTGAAACTAGCACTTGTGAGATATTCAATAAAAGACCTGATTTCATATTGGTGATAAATAGGTATTTGCACATTTGAAAGGCCCAACATTTATTGCAACTGGGGGCTGAGTTATAAAATATGCCCTTGTCTGTCTGTATTGCTCATTCCAGAGTGTCAGTCTTTCccttaaaacttttttttaattctccTTGTATCTATTGATGAGAAGATAGACAATGTATAATGTTCCACATAAGTTTACTTATTATCACATGTCGCAGACCATGTCTCTCACCCTGAATTTGTACATCAATTGTCCCAATTCTTTAAAATCAAActattttgtacaaaaacacaAGGAAGCCACTAACAGTGCATTAATTAGGCAAGGCATATGGCACGTCCTTTGAATTCTCGACAATTGCTTGTGCATCACATAGATGTAAGGAAACGCCAGGATTCCTCAGCCTCAGTCTGTTTGTGGTTTCAGCTCAGAAGTTTTTGcatattgccatggcaacaggattGCATCGGCAGGTAATAAACTGAGAGGTAGCATGTGCAATGTTAGGCCACAAATCCATTAAGAAATCAAAGCTGTTTGGCACAAAGCTACTATCGGCTTTGCAGTAGGCGTTTTCAGGGTGAAACGAATCAAAGGAAAAGACACATCGGCTTAGCTTTCATAGTGCGAAACGTCACGATGGCAACTCTGCTCTCTGCATCATCCAGGACATATCTGTTCGGTGGCACGCACTCGTAGTTCAGACGGTTCGGGTGCGAAGTCCAGGCAGTTTTTTTTAGCATAACCACAAAGTCTGCAAGACGCTAGCGCTTGCTTTCGGCTTGACAACGTCTGGTGCCATGGAACTGGCCACCAATGCCTCCGGATCCACCAATGTCTCCACGGATGTCTCTACCAATGCCACTGATGTTGAGTTTTCGGCAGATGTGCCCGGCCTACCGGTGGAGGTGATGGTCGCTGTGGGGTTCCTGGGGCTCGCCGCCGCCGTGGGCACCATCAACAACCTGTTGGTCATTGCCGCCTTCCTCACCAGCTTCAAGGTAATATAACATAGATGAACTGTGTATTACTTAAGAATGTTAACGATGTTGTATGTACGCCacaaacagttactcaagaaactggatgaaattttgaaaattgtatccagctgcttgagctgagtaactgtttttttggcgtatcttattacctggatgtctaaccttcatcaacggatGTTGTATGTACATTATTGCTGTGGTCAGGAAACCAGATGAAAAACTATGACAGATATGACAGGATCTGTTTAACTCACCTTACACCAACTAAATGAGGCACGACTCTTTCTgaaaaagaacagaaaacacCAAAGGAAACAGCATGTTCCTTAAACGGGGAAGAGGCGACTGATAGACTAGATTGTTGGGAACCGCTCCTCTTGCATATTTCACCAGGACCTACAATATTTGTAAATCCATCACAGTATCATAATATGATAGTAAGAGCATAAAAAGTATAATGAAACGTCAGTCATAAGCCCAACACGTTTGCTAAACATtaatttttcatgttatagatTCGCACCTCATCGAATGCCCTGATCTTCAACCTGAGCCTTGCTGACCTCCTCCTGTCCGGAGTGGTCCAGTCGTTCCTGGTGTTCTCCCTAGTGACGGGCAGGTGGCCGTACTCCCCTCACCTGTGTAGGTTTCTGGCGGCTCTGTCGTACCTGTGCCAGGTGGTGGTAGCCGCCTCAAGCACCCTCATCGCCTTCAACAGGTACATCTTCATCGTCAGGAGTCTCAACTGCTACAAGAACATCTTCACCCCCCTGAAAACTGCAGGTAACTTAAGCCACTATtttactggacccgcgacacgctggcgacgtcgctgcgtcctaaattggatttgtgttaccggtacccttgactttatgatgggaagaTCGCGCAAAACGTAGAAGTATCACTAATTTCACTCCCAAGTCCCAATCATATCTAAAAGATCTAGTTCATAGGCATTTGATCTAGTGATATAAATGCTGTACATGTCCTCGTAATGCATAACCTTATGGAGTAATTCAGGGGTATAGAATGAAGTATTAGCAAACGCCCGGCACCCTGGTTTGTGTGGAGAAACCCGGGGTCTAGACCATACCCACGCCCGGGGTCAAAACTATGCAAGATATTTTGCATGCATAGTGCACGAGCGAACGTTGCCCAAAGTGCCCATCAATGAAAAGCCTTCTGTTCTGTAGTATCACACGGTCCACTTTACTTACGTTCGTTAATGAATTCAGCATTGTCGATGATTGAACGCGTCTAGAGCACGTTTTTACGTTTCTACAGGAATGGCGATGGCCACCTGGGCAGTGGGCTGTCTGATGATCCTCCCGCCGCTGGTCGGGTGGAGCAGTTTCGGCTGGAACACGGAGTGGAGCACCTGTGAGATCGAGAACGACAACCCGGAGACGTACGGCTACGTCTCCTTCTGTGTCATCTTCGTGTTGGCAGCTCTGGTCATCACTGGATTTGTGTATCAGAGAATCTACAGCCACGTCAAGGCATCTGGTGAGCGAAGCAACCCAAACGTCCCCCGAAAAGTCATCGCTCGGAGGACCATCCAAAAGACAAAAAACCTTTTCATCATCTGCTGTGTCTTCTGTGTATTTTGGATCCCGGGGGCTCTTGTGTTTTTGATTGACTACAGCGCTTCCTTTACGCCTAAGGCAGTCCACTTCGTGTTGTGGATCCTGTATAACTCTAACCAGGCCATAAACCCCGCCTAATATGCCTTTAAAATCAAAGATTTCCGCACAACAATCCTAGGTCCCTTTCGGTGTCGCAAGAACAGTCAGATGCAGAATCTTCCCATGCAACTATCACATTTCAGCCCGTCAAATGACGGTGTTTCCGGCCGTCCTGTGGCAAAACCAGAGGTAAAGGAAATGAAACCGACCCAGACAAGCAAGGCTACTGTTTTGGTAGTGCCGATAAAAAGCGGACCATCTCATGTACCTGTAGCTGGTCCGAGTACATATGTGGTCACCGAAAAATCAGAATAAAACTCATTGGCACCGTGTCGTTGCCGTGCACGTTCGCCCTCTTGTTAGCTCCCGGCTTTCCCAGCGTTTGTGAAAAACCACGTTCTtacaataataactttattgcacaacaattgtacaaggtacaaagtatggcatctactggtacataactacagttctattagGCTAGTgtatctatctaatacaagatGGTGTAGTAGTAGTGGATGGCAATTTACAATCATTAGAGTAGTTTCTaatgtctagacattctttgatatattttcctacgTGTACCATACAGGGGTTGTCATTAAGTACTTAAATTTGACATAAATGCAACGAATGGTCCGACATACATGGGTCAGTAAAACTGCATGTACTCTCATGATGGCCCTCATGATTTTGTTAAGTTGTATGTTGGCCCGTTCTTTCTGACACGGCATTGGGACCATGAACACAGCACCAACAATGGCtgcgcccctgaggcgtcgcaaaAAAAGACAGGAGTGGAAAAACTAATCGCAATAATTACGCTAATAAGTCGTACTGCCCCCCCCCTCCACCCCCGACGAAAAATTAAATGCATCCCCATCACAATTAACCTAAagacacacaaagaaacatcaaCCTGTAATGAAAATTAAAGCAAAATGTATGCGTTTCTAAATAGCCATGTGTAAACCAGGAGTGCTGTCTTATGATAAAATTAGCTTAGGGAAAGGCTGTAGTTTAAATCCTTCTCGCATAGGGGCGCAAGTCTACAGGCTCTAAAGATGAAACCAGCCATGATCATTTTTCTGTACATGCTTAGTGGGATGTGTACGATGTTTgtcaaagaagaaagaaaacacacaGGGACAACACTTGACACAAAACTATTAAATGTATGGGTGATTTTGTGCAGTATGATAGTCTGTTGGGTGGTTTTGCGTTTACTTATTCATTATATGTTAAAGCTAAATCTATTTTGTTCTTGATATTTAACATGatgttcattgtacattttgagCGTTATCATGTAATATTTATGTATGAGAATCCATCATAGATGGTTACGTATTATAGTGGACAAGAAAGTATTGTATGGACGATAATATTGCATCTATTTAAGCGGTACTTTTTGAATACCTTTAGATATATCCTGCGTTACACAATTAAATCTCTCACTGTCAATCGTAGGTGGGCCATCTTTCTCTCGAAATGAGCTCACCGCTAGGGGGCGCGATTTTTGTTGTCAGTTTACGTACATGTGAAAAGCAATACAATTATCGCAACCGCACTCTGAGGGGGAGGCAAATAGTTAAACACAGTGATATGCAAAGAAAATTAAGTATCCATCAGTGAAACTTTGTACTCCTTAGATTTgacatcttctttttcttttctaacttcGATCTAATAGAGCGCAAATACCCATCTTTTCTAATACATCTTTTCCCCACGCAGGGCCTTGTCCtcggcctatacaatatacattggggaggctctgctgaACAgagctgaggtttccactttcgtgggcgtggcctctagcCTGCTGTCAgtcaatcagagaatcggctttacTTAATGAAAACATTAaggtgattctctgattggctggtagctgctggttagaggccacgccaACAGAAGTGGAAACCTCAATTCAGCctcccaaggtatattgtataggccagCGTAGCTGGAAGAAATATGCTTTTGTAACCTCCTGTAACCTCTAATGCCAACATCATTAGAGTAAAGAGCACTCGTGAGGTCTTTCACCTACTTATCATACACACTTATGAGCAAATTATGTCACATAATCATCTAAGCAAAAGTTTGAAGAGCTCTAGCTCTAGTAGTAGCTCGAGCGCTCTTTCGAACCATGACTGAAGTATCCTACTTCCTGAGTTTCCCAGCTGCCTTCCTGTACGTCATGACGTCAAAGATGACACAGATCTGCCATCAGGAAACACATGGCAACGCCGCGTGATATCTGTGTTTGGTAATCATTTTTACcatgcatgtatacatgtagcctgCCAAAAGAATGCCCTACATAACGTtactccagaagcgggtatcaTTATgagactaaattgttatgcttgtatccagtttgttttgtcaaatagCGACCGAGTTCTTGAATTCCCCGcggacccttccaacaatgccagagttcaatgtttcttacaaaagtaccaaaatctctGTATCCCAAGACGGAATAGTTTTCAAAcgtttttgtgtatgtgtgttagcACTTATAACTCGATATATTTTTGATGGATTTATATGAATttcgttacatgtatgtgggtatTTATTGAGGTTCTAAAGAAACATGACGCTttggggccccctagcagtattttcagatACTGCAGCATTTCTGGCCTACACCCCCTTGCTGAAAGTAATGTGGTATAGTTCATAGCTAGCTGGTCTGCCATCGACAATTTAGTACACCCCAGTGGATTATTAGCGTTACTTTTTGAATAACTTAAAAGGTAACGGACGTCAATGACAATCTAGTTTTAATCTGAGGGGCGCACTAGTTCATCTCCGTGGAGTTTAAGTCTACGTCAAACTAAAATCCCCTATGCACGACCTACTAAGTGGGAAGTTCCCTCAAGTCCTATATATTTTCTAACCTGCTGGTCAGACTTTTGCTGATAACCTGTCGCCCACGCATGATATGCAATAATAGTTTGGATTGAGACAATTAGTATTTGAGATTACAGTAAAATAGCCACATACCGATTTCCACGTTTTCATTGTATCTATTCTGTTACTTGCAACTAACCTTcgtgcaaaaatgtgcaattaaCGTATTAGAATAATCGTCTATAAGCCTCGTCCCTTTCAATTGGGCAATCAACAACAGTCAGCTCTGACGTCATTGGTGTAAGGCGGAGCCGGAAATGACGTTTTAACTTTCGCCACCACGGATGGTcgccgtccttggtactgaaatcgTGAtattgtactctccaagcagaggttggtggagaagattgtgccctttttatcatatgccccgttttttgttgGCACTCTCCACTCTCTCTGTTGGTTGAAAGTACCGACAGACAACGTGGCATATGATAAacaggtcacaatcttctccaccaacctctgcatGGAGAGCACACTATGAcgatttcagtaccaaggacggcgACCATCCGTGGTGGCGAAAGTTAGAacaaggtcacaatcttctccactaacctctgcttggagagtagtagtGTTGGACCTGTGCAACAAAATCATCTCAAACTATAACGCTACATCATATGCCACTTGTCATGTTCTTGACAATGTATAactttagatacatgtatatgtaaaatgATACTGGAAAATAGGCCATGAAAGAAGAGTACTGACGTGATTGCCTATATCCCGCACGGATCTTCTGATATGCTGCCCCTATCTTTATtagttttatttttaaaaaattgatcAAAGAGGATCAAAATGTCCTCCGATGCTGGTACCTGCGTCATGTAAGGGGATAAACACAATACGGACCGATGGGGCCTCGGTACAAGATTATGTTAATTAAGTCTAATGAGCTTTGAAGCTAGATATCGGTActctaatatttcaaaaagcaTATCTATTGTCTTTCCATGCTGGTACCTACATCATGTAAGGAGATAAACAAAATACGAACACACGGGGCCTAGATACATGATTTGGTCTAATAAGCTTGAAGTTAGGTATCGTGACTTTAAGATTACAAAGATTATGCCCATTTCCTGGACACAGCTGCGCTGGTTCTGTACAAGCTTTATATCTAGAAACGTCATAACAAGCGTTTAGGGACAGTTTTACTGATAGTATTATATATTACAGGAAGGAATAGTCTTAGAAGTTGGATCAAAGGTAGGTGGACCGTTTCGTAAAGAAAATGAACGAAAGGCACCCCCTTTGTAGCTTGAATTGTTTACGTTGTGACGTCAAAGGCGGTCAATTTGATAGCAATTGGTCAGAGAGAAGCCAGACTAACTATTGGTTAATTTCTAAGTTCTGTTGGATTCAGTTCAGTTTTTAAGGCGATCGCATTTTAAGGTCTTTCTACAATTTCTCTTCGTAAATAGCagttctttcttcctttctgtcTTTCAAACCCTGTTGTTTGTAGGTAGCCGAGATAAAGTTAAAGTTTGTTCCCCTGAGCTAGCTACTTCCGTCGTAACATGATACATCCCATGCGGAAAACAATGCTGCCTTGGCTGATGCCCGGGCTctcagtgattttttttctggccTCTCTTTTCTTCCCAACGGCCACGTGCGCAGCAAGGGCGACATAGAGAAGTGTTCCCCCTTCTCTCT carries:
- the LOC136439447 gene encoding ER membrane protein complex subunit 4-like, which codes for MASVQNRGRRHKWAIDFSHRRGDRQVLPMSDLPSPVGYTDKTVTDVSARDKDSSLVAKRAWDVALGPLKQLPMNLFIMYMSGNSISIFPIMMVGMMFIRPVQACLAVKSTFKSFEGTQALAQKSVFFLSNLLALGLALYKCQAMGLLPTHSSDWLAFMDPQQRVEYSMGGTVVT
- the LOC136439443 gene encoding melatonin-related receptor-like, translating into MELATNASGSTNVSTDVSTNATDVEFSADVPGLPVEVMVAVGFLGLAAAVGTINNLLVIAAFLTSFKIRTSSNALIFNLSLADLLLSGVVQSFLVFSLVTGRWPYSPHLCRFLAALSYLCQVVVAASSTLIAFNRYIFIVRSLNCYKNIFTPLKTAGMAMATWAVGCLMILPPLVGWSSFGWNTEWSTCEIENDNPETYGYVSFCVIFVLAALVITGFVYQRIYSHVKASGERSNPNVPRKVIARRTIQKTKNLFIICCVFCVFWIPGALVFLIDYSASFTPKAVHFVLWILYNSNQAINPA